The following are from one region of the Sorghum bicolor cultivar BTx623 chromosome 2, Sorghum_bicolor_NCBIv3, whole genome shotgun sequence genome:
- the LOC8056216 gene encoding U-box domain-containing protein 39: MGAARPRRWKLPFHRTISAAAGGGGGSSSAPCSPSSRSSASAAPPPPPPGHASPARSEAWAAAEAVPEEFLCPLSGALMADPVILPSGKTFERACLQACADLAFLPPGVEDGGADTLIPNAALKAAIGTWCARSGRAVPAPPSAEAARQAVLRVMPPAVAAAAKSVRTTTARRVAVLAASTSNSSYSSPTESTSSYGSASEITAAEEDDAKEEAPRRRIVKEVEADPPVATPVDPLEDDVVGKVMDADDDGVVAAAMGALREATREGAERRRALCTPRLLGALRRVLLLPRHAPARVDAAAALVNLSLEPANKVRIVRAGAVPALVEVLRSGASAPEAREHAAGALFGLALNEDNRAAIGVLGAVPPLLDLLTSPAQYPPRARRDAGMALYHLTLAAVNQSKVARFPGAPKALLAVASGAAEPGPIRRLALMVACNVAACAEGRNALMDAGAVASVSAILLASPSHEDGGTADLEEWCVSAMYAMSRGSLRFRGLARAAGADRALRRVVAEEGGGVRREMARKTLRAMRGDLDDEDGGGEYNDLTGSSAECGDGEDCGGSIVSDGLMSFRRRQRELGVSSCGNTAEF, encoded by the coding sequence ATGGGTGCGGCGCGTCCGCGGCGCTGGAAGCTGCCGTTCCACCGCACCATCAGCGCCGCGgccggaggaggcggcggcagcagcagcgcgCCGTGCTCGCCCTCGTCCAGGTCGTCCGcctcggcggcgccgccgccaccgccgccaggCCACGCCTCGCCCGCGCGCTCCGAGGCGTGGGCGGCGGCCGAGGCGGTGCCGGAGGAGTTCCTGTGCCCACTCTCCGGCGCGCTCATGGCGGACCCCGTCATACTGCCGTCGGGGAAGACCTTCGAGCGGGCCTGCCTCCAGGCCTGCGCGGACCTCGCGTTCCTGCCCCCCGGCGTCGAGGACGGGGGCGCCGACACCCTCATCCCTAACGCCGCGCTCAAGGCGGCCATCGGCACCTGGTGCGCGCGCTCCGGACGGGCGGTGCCGGCGCCGCCGTCCGCCGAGGCGGCAAGGCAGGCCGTGCTGCGCGTTATGCCTCCGGCGGTAGCGGCGGCGGCCAAGTCCGTGAGGACCACCACCGCGAGGCGCGTGGCGGTGTTGGCCGCGAGCACATCCAACTCGTCCTACTCGTCCCCGACGGAGTCCACGTCGTCGTACGGGTCGGCCTCGGAGATCAccgcggcggaggaggacgacgccAAGGAAGAGGCGCCCCGGAGGAGGATTGTCAAGGAGGTGGAGGCGGATCCGCCTGTCGCGACGCCGGTTGACCCGCTGGAGGACGACGTGGTGGGCAAGGTGATGGACGCGGACGACGACGGCGTGGTGGCCGCGGCGATGGGCGCGCTGCGGGAGGCCACGCGGGAGggcgcggagcggcggcgcgcgcTGTGCACGCCGCGGCTCCTGGGCGCGCTGCGCCGCGTGCTGCTGCTCCCGCGCCACGCGCCCGCCCGCGTCGACGCGGCGGCCGCGCTGGTGAACCTCTCCCTGGAGCCCGCCAACAAGGTCCGCATCGTGCGCGCGGGTGCGGTGCCGGCGCTCGTCGAGGTGCTCCGGTCGGGCGCGTCGGCGCCCGAGGCGCGGGAGCACGCGGCGGGGGCGCTCTTCGGGCTGGCGCTCAACGAGGACAACCGCGCCGCCATCGGCGTGCTGGGCGCGGTGCCCCCGCTCCTGGACCTGCTCACGTCCCCGGCCCAGTACCCGCCACGCGCGCGCCGCGACGCCGGGATGGCGCTCTACCACCTTACCCTCGCCGCCGTCAACCAGTCCAAGGTCGCGCGCTTCCCCGGCGCGCCcaaggcgctgctcgccgtggcgtcCGGTGCCGCGGAGCCGGGCCCCATACGGAGGCTGGCGCTCATGGTGGCCTGCAACGTGGCCGCCTGCGCCGAGGGCCGCAACGCGCTCATGGACGCGGGCGCCGTCGCGTCCGTCTCCGCCATCCTCCTCGCCTCGCCTTCCCACGAAGACGGGGGCACGGCGGACCTGGAGGAGTGGTGCGTGTCGGCGATGTACGCGATGAGCCGCGGCAGCCTCCGGTTCCGCGGCCTGGCGCGCGCGGCCGGCGCGGACCGGGCGCTCCGGCGCGTGGTGGCCGAGGAGGGCGGCGGCGTCCGGCGCGAGATGGCCCGGAAGACGCTCCGCGCCATGCGGGGcgacctcgacgacgaggacggcggcggcgagtaCAACGACCTGACCGGCAGCAGCGCGGagtgcggcgacggcgaggactGCGGCGGGAGCATCGTGTCGGACGGGCTCATGTCGTTCCGGCGCCGGCAGCGCGAGCTCGGCGTGTCGTCGTGCGGCAACACCGCCGAGTTCTGA